In Horticoccus luteus, the following proteins share a genomic window:
- a CDS encoding outer membrane lipoprotein carrier protein LolA — MKFPPFLALAALVVIPRPEVAASPASDSTVSSPPAAAEVAAPPPAAETITDPLHDPAWKDLFAQLAPARSRLAQFEEKRYFPFRKEPTVLTGEIRMAPGHGLSLHYLTPDRHIIIVDAKGVLMRDEHGRERAAPNDSRVQAVSGALFNILRFDVAALQQSFDLRGRRTGSQWVLVFAPHDTALSDLIGDITVYGHDALVDRIVMEKSARQRIEISLHDTRENVIFGGDVIDRYFR, encoded by the coding sequence ATGAAATTCCCTCCGTTTCTCGCCCTCGCCGCGCTGGTCGTAATTCCCCGTCCCGAGGTCGCAGCTTCGCCCGCGTCGGATTCGACCGTTTCCTCTCCTCCCGCGGCCGCGGAGGTCGCTGCACCGCCTCCCGCCGCCGAAACCATCACCGATCCCCTTCACGATCCGGCTTGGAAGGACCTCTTCGCGCAACTCGCCCCCGCACGCAGCCGTCTCGCGCAGTTCGAGGAGAAACGTTATTTCCCTTTCCGCAAAGAGCCCACGGTGCTCACCGGCGAGATTCGCATGGCGCCGGGCCACGGGCTCAGCCTGCACTACCTCACGCCCGACCGGCACATCATCATCGTCGATGCCAAGGGCGTTCTCATGCGCGACGAACACGGCCGCGAACGCGCCGCGCCCAACGACTCCCGCGTACAAGCCGTCAGCGGCGCTCTTTTTAACATCCTGCGTTTCGACGTCGCCGCCCTGCAGCAAAGCTTCGATCTCCGCGGCCGCCGCACCGGTTCGCAATGGGTCCTCGTCTTCGCTCCGCACGACACTGCGCTCTCCGACCTCATCGGCGACATCACCGTCTACGGACATGACGCCCTCGTCGATCGCATCGTCATGGAAAAATCCGCCCGGCAGCGCATTGAGATTTCGCTCCACGACACGCGCGAAAACGTCATCTTCGGCGGCGATGTCATCGACCGATATTTCCGCTGA
- a CDS encoding acyl carrier protein: MDSSTSNSDTALSPAGDVPLLRHFSPEVREAFACLRETGNPAAADTVLLAIVRDHQPQKPAVAAPLEDQQALIADLGFDSVAITEMVFFIEDLFQVSISNEEILSIRTVGELRAFVRRKLPAHRPPVA, encoded by the coding sequence ATGGACTCCTCCACTTCCAACTCCGACACCGCGCTTTCGCCCGCGGGCGACGTCCCGCTGCTCCGGCATTTCTCGCCCGAGGTTCGCGAGGCCTTTGCCTGCCTCCGTGAAACGGGTAATCCCGCCGCGGCCGACACCGTCCTGCTCGCCATCGTGCGCGACCACCAACCCCAGAAGCCCGCCGTCGCCGCTCCGCTCGAAGATCAACAGGCGCTCATCGCCGACCTCGGCTTCGACTCCGTCGCGATCACGGAAATGGTTTTCTTCATCGAGGACCTGTTTCAGGTCAGCATCAGCAACGAGGAAATCCTGAGCATCCGCACCGTGGGCGAACTGCGCGCCTTCGTCCGTCGCAAGCTCCCCGCCCACCGTCCGCCTGTGGCATGA
- a CDS encoding lysophospholipid acyltransferase family protein encodes MKRLHGLYTTAAGLFSWFVFGLVGIALNLVCSLLLLLPGRERLGPPVRLLINRLFRSWAAWLHFTRLVYLEWENFSPATLAGPAVYIANHPGLLDATFLLGRLPDTICIFKHALIRNPALGPAAIMAGYGAGDKGADLIREVAARVATGRSLLVFPEGTRTSAHEKIGLLKPGFALIAARAGVPVRLIAIDAPRTFLPRGQPWWRVPPMPARITLTLIGELHPTPHERAADLAARAQALLAAALPPPRC; translated from the coding sequence ATGAAACGTCTTCACGGCCTCTACACCACTGCCGCCGGACTTTTCTCCTGGTTCGTGTTTGGCCTGGTCGGGATCGCGCTCAACCTCGTCTGCTCGCTCCTCCTTCTCCTGCCCGGCCGCGAACGCCTCGGCCCGCCCGTGCGTCTCCTCATCAACCGGCTCTTCCGCAGTTGGGCGGCGTGGCTCCATTTCACCCGCCTGGTTTATCTCGAGTGGGAAAATTTTTCTCCCGCGACCCTCGCCGGACCCGCCGTGTATATCGCCAACCATCCTGGCCTTCTCGACGCCACTTTCCTGCTCGGCCGTCTCCCGGACACCATCTGCATTTTCAAACACGCCCTCATCCGCAATCCCGCCCTCGGTCCCGCCGCCATCATGGCCGGCTACGGGGCCGGCGACAAAGGCGCTGATCTCATTCGGGAAGTCGCCGCGCGCGTCGCCACCGGCCGGTCGCTGCTCGTTTTTCCCGAAGGCACGCGCACCTCCGCCCACGAAAAAATCGGCCTTCTAAAACCCGGTTTCGCACTCATCGCCGCCCGCGCCGGCGTGCCCGTGCGGCTGATCGCCATCGATGCCCCGCGCACCTTTCTGCCCCGCGGCCAGCCCTGGTGGCGTGTGCCCCCCATGCCCGCCCGCATCACGCTCACGCTGATCGGCGAACTCCACCCCACGCCCCACGAACGCGCCGCCGACCTCGCCGCCCGCGCCCAAGCCCTCCTCGCCGCCGCCCTCCCTCCTCCCCGCTGTTAA
- a CDS encoding alpha-hydroxy acid oxidase: protein MKDAIDARFPSTERLIARARRRVPGFAFDYLSGGCFSDINLARNTSEIREIRLKPTYIGNYPGASQKTTLFGVEYDAPFGIAPIGLQGLMWPKATEILAAAAVQHNVPFVLSTVATASIERVAEITHGRAWFQLYHPRETELRDKLLDRAWAAGIKTLVILADTPTFGYRPKEIRNGLSIPPRMTLRNIAQMVSHPTWSFSQLAAGAPAFATMKPYIPKGLNMKHLGLFMNKTFSGRLSEEKVKSLRDKWPGSLVIKGIVNPEDAAKVVALGVDGIIVSNHGGRQLDRGQSTIQALAGLVPEFKSRTKLMIDSGLRDGADVAAALAVGADFAFLGRTPMFGVCALGAQGGDHVLAMLKKQLQQVMEQIACENVSDFPAHLIKA, encoded by the coding sequence ATGAAAGACGCCATTGATGCCCGATTTCCTTCCACGGAACGCCTCATTGCACGGGCTCGGCGCCGGGTGCCGGGATTCGCCTTCGATTATCTGTCAGGCGGGTGCTTTTCCGACATCAACCTCGCCCGCAACACGAGCGAGATTCGCGAAATTCGCCTCAAACCCACCTACATCGGAAACTACCCCGGCGCGTCGCAGAAGACCACGCTCTTCGGCGTCGAATATGACGCCCCGTTCGGTATCGCGCCGATCGGCCTGCAAGGGCTGATGTGGCCAAAGGCCACCGAGATCCTCGCCGCTGCCGCCGTCCAGCACAATGTCCCGTTCGTCCTCTCGACCGTCGCGACCGCCAGCATCGAGCGCGTCGCCGAGATCACGCACGGCCGCGCCTGGTTTCAATTGTATCACCCGCGCGAAACCGAGCTGCGCGACAAGCTCCTCGATCGCGCCTGGGCCGCCGGCATCAAGACCCTCGTGATCCTCGCCGACACTCCCACCTTTGGCTACCGGCCCAAAGAAATCCGCAACGGCCTCTCCATCCCGCCGCGGATGACGCTGCGCAACATCGCGCAAATGGTCAGCCATCCCACGTGGTCGTTCTCCCAACTGGCGGCCGGCGCGCCCGCTTTCGCCACCATGAAGCCCTACATTCCCAAAGGGCTTAACATGAAACATCTCGGACTGTTCATGAACAAGACGTTCTCCGGCCGCCTGAGCGAAGAGAAGGTCAAATCCCTCCGCGACAAGTGGCCGGGGTCGCTCGTCATCAAGGGCATCGTCAACCCCGAGGACGCCGCCAAGGTTGTCGCCCTCGGGGTGGACGGAATCATCGTGTCGAATCACGGCGGCCGGCAACTGGATCGCGGGCAATCCACGATCCAAGCCCTCGCCGGCTTGGTCCCCGAATTCAAATCGCGCACGAAGCTCATGATCGACAGCGGCCTCCGCGATGGCGCGGACGTCGCGGCCGCTCTGGCCGTGGGCGCCGATTTCGCCTTCCTCGGCCGCACCCCCATGTTCGGCGTGTGCGCGCTGGGCGCCCAAGGCGGCGATCACGTGCTCGCGATGCTTAAGAAACAACTGCAGCAGGTGATGGAGCAAATCGCGTGTGAAAACGTGTCCGATTTCCCGGCGCACCTGATCAAGGCCTGA
- a CDS encoding glycosyltransferase family 2 protein, whose translation MAVGAWSFYKKSFSVPPSSTHLVLIPTYNTGARLLATVQAALAAWQPVWVIVDGSTDDSLAPVRLLAASEPHLRIIVRPRNGGKGAAVATGVDAALAAGFTHVLTMDADGQHPADHIASFMAASQANPAAMILGVPLFGPEVPLERLHGRKLSVGLAHFEILSRAIGDPLFGFRVYPAAPLRRALASTRAARGFDFDPEIVVRLFWAGVPAVNLPAPCRYFTKAEGGVSHFNYLRDNAKLVWLHTRLITQLLLWRWVQLRRVRRSR comes from the coding sequence TTGGCTGTTGGAGCTTGGAGCTTCTATAAAAAGTCCTTCTCCGTGCCGCCTTCCTCCACGCACCTCGTTCTGATCCCGACCTACAACACCGGCGCGCGCCTCCTCGCCACCGTGCAGGCCGCTCTCGCCGCTTGGCAACCGGTCTGGGTCATCGTCGACGGCAGCACCGATGATTCCCTGGCCCCCGTCCGCCTCCTCGCCGCCTCTGAGCCGCACCTCCGCATCATCGTGCGCCCGCGCAACGGCGGCAAAGGCGCCGCCGTCGCGACGGGCGTCGACGCCGCCCTCGCCGCCGGTTTCACCCACGTCCTCACAATGGATGCCGACGGTCAGCATCCCGCCGACCACATCGCGTCTTTCATGGCCGCCTCGCAGGCAAATCCCGCCGCGATGATTCTCGGCGTTCCCCTCTTCGGTCCCGAAGTCCCTCTCGAACGCCTACACGGCCGCAAACTCAGCGTCGGCCTCGCGCACTTCGAGATTCTCAGCCGCGCCATCGGCGATCCGCTGTTCGGCTTCCGCGTGTATCCCGCCGCCCCGCTGCGCCGCGCCCTTGCCTCGACGCGTGCCGCCCGCGGCTTCGACTTCGACCCCGAAATCGTGGTGCGACTCTTCTGGGCCGGCGTCCCCGCGGTGAATCTCCCCGCGCCCTGCCGTTATTTCACCAAAGCGGAAGGCGGCGTGTCGCACTTCAATTACCTCCGCGACAATGCGAAACTCGTTTGGCTGCACACGCGCCTCATCACCCAGCTCCTCCTCTGGCGCTGGGTGCAACTCCGCCGCGTGCGCCGCTCCCGCTGA
- a CDS encoding beta-ketoacyl-[acyl-carrier-protein] synthase family protein — translation MSRRAVITGLGFITSIGNDRAAVTRSLRTLTPGLAPVEFLGNPALPVKVAGTIKAFDVASPSWRDWTFPPCYNVPRETLRSLAPHGLYAFCAVEQALTDAQLAADALTDGATGLYCASAGSAFLLHHHLAHMHAVRGERGNPMGVVASIAGTLNFNLAAHYGIRGAVGGFVAACASSSHALGCALDDLRLGRQTRMLVVGAEEVNAETILPFAAMRALSTNPDPATASRPFDQTRDGFVAAGGAVCLILEERETALARHAPIYAELIGWGQAADGYNVAISHPEGAGLAEAIRRALADAGVAPAAIDYVNAHATSTPAGDRSEALALRRAFTDAGVRPRISSTKGLTGHPLSMAGVMETAFCALALRDGFTPGNANLTTPDEACAGLDLPRNTLDAAPSLVLNNSSGFGGSNVCHVLRAP, via the coding sequence ATGAGTCGCCGCGCGGTCATCACCGGCCTCGGCTTCATCACGAGCATCGGCAACGACCGCGCTGCCGTCACCCGCAGCCTGCGCACGCTCACGCCCGGCCTCGCCCCCGTCGAGTTTCTCGGCAACCCCGCGCTGCCCGTCAAAGTCGCCGGCACCATCAAAGCCTTCGACGTCGCCTCGCCGAGCTGGCGCGATTGGACGTTTCCGCCCTGTTACAACGTCCCGCGCGAAACGCTCCGCAGCCTCGCGCCCCACGGCCTCTACGCGTTTTGCGCCGTCGAACAAGCCCTCACCGACGCGCAACTCGCCGCCGACGCGCTCACCGACGGCGCCACCGGCCTCTACTGCGCCTCCGCCGGCTCCGCGTTTCTCCTCCATCACCACCTCGCGCACATGCACGCCGTGCGCGGCGAGCGCGGCAACCCCATGGGCGTCGTCGCCTCCATCGCCGGCACCCTCAATTTCAACCTCGCCGCGCACTACGGCATTCGCGGCGCCGTCGGCGGTTTCGTCGCCGCCTGCGCCTCCTCCAGCCACGCCCTCGGCTGCGCACTCGACGACCTCCGCCTCGGACGCCAGACGCGCATGCTCGTCGTCGGCGCCGAGGAAGTGAACGCCGAGACGATCCTCCCTTTCGCGGCGATGCGCGCGCTCTCGACCAATCCCGATCCCGCCACCGCCTCGCGCCCCTTCGATCAAACCCGCGATGGCTTCGTCGCCGCCGGCGGCGCCGTCTGCCTCATCCTCGAAGAACGCGAGACCGCCCTCGCCCGCCATGCGCCGATTTACGCCGAGCTCATCGGCTGGGGCCAGGCCGCCGACGGCTACAACGTCGCCATCTCGCACCCCGAGGGCGCCGGCCTCGCCGAGGCCATCCGCCGCGCCCTCGCCGATGCCGGCGTCGCTCCCGCCGCCATCGATTACGTCAACGCCCACGCCACCTCCACCCCCGCCGGCGATCGCTCCGAGGCCCTTGCGCTGCGGCGCGCGTTCACCGACGCCGGCGTCCGCCCGCGCATCAGCAGCACGAAAGGCCTCACCGGCCACCCGCTCTCCATGGCCGGCGTGATGGAGACCGCCTTTTGTGCGCTCGCGCTGCGCGACGGCTTCACGCCCGGCAACGCCAACCTCACCACGCCCGACGAAGCGTGCGCGGGCCTCGACCTTCCCCGCAACACCCTCGACGCCGCCCCATCGCTCGTGTTGAACAACAGCAGCGGCTTCGGCGGCAGCAACGTCTGCCACGTCCTCCGCGCCCCGTGA
- a CDS encoding phosphopantetheine-binding protein, translating to MPDPLIARLKELIVTRLKLEDVRPEDLADDEPLIGSGLNLDSIDALELVVTLEKEFGIKISSSEESRAALASIAHLAEFIRSRADPSRLPR from the coding sequence ATGCCCGATCCTCTCATCGCCCGCCTGAAAGAGCTCATCGTCACCCGCCTGAAACTCGAGGACGTCCGTCCCGAGGATCTCGCCGACGACGAGCCTCTCATCGGCTCCGGCCTCAATCTCGACTCGATCGACGCCCTCGAACTCGTCGTCACGCTCGAAAAAGAATTCGGCATCAAGATCTCCAGCAGCGAGGAATCGCGCGCGGCCCTCGCCAGCATCGCCCACCTCGCCGAATTCATCCGCAGCCGCGCCGACCCCTCGCGCCTCCCGCGCTGA
- a CDS encoding MMPL family transporter, producing the protein MTAPRRKLYARLVLLAFVALCGTWLARLDYSQKISTNVLDLIPAEEQSPEIALVRSFANEAQSRVMLFALHDTAQPNQPPAAAAQRFATALARSPAFAEAVVVGGSTDQSAMGREIFTHRFELLLPTFLGDAERDFAATGQPAAQYPAWLAERSAARLEAFLSRPEATALQNVVVSDPLLLVPSLIDRARLISSSDSAAGGHALVWARLRASPLAEAGQQPAFAAIHAATAELQAATPTLDVEYTGINRFAADSRARTEAELRWLNLLSIVAVLGISALFVRRIYKILHLVPIILLSLLGAWTISTLVFDRLHLLVFVIGSLLSGVAIDYGFYIFMQPSLTPDEPYGTKLRRLLKPLLASCLTTVIGFSLLLFSNLPLIQQVGIFVGSGLLCALGGAMLYFAQLDRPFLAAREFGSLDAFAHRPALRYAPTLLFGLAILIAALGPWHLHWRDDIRQLENPSADLRANEVKLRRLFGENHDQTLYLTYGATLAEARENLAAFHADLARRAPDAPAASAGLVLPTQTDWQAFPARLRHLDGFADAFSAALDRHGFDAQSFAGFFSTFSNLRAFPPRGDYQQLIPLLDPIFTGPLALLYSRGSPSWFLTIVDIPDGPPAPPGLHTVGVNQLETLNDLFTRYRWSALRLSLIGLGMVILSVFVIYPWRRGIRIALIPAGSCFFVFGIFGLLGQPLNLFHLLGAFLGVCLSHNYAIFSADAATHGTAPPASIRLSALSTAVSFGVLSLSSIPVIHALGLTVALIVVTALATVELEPLVRRR; encoded by the coding sequence GTGACCGCGCCCCGCCGCAAGCTCTACGCCCGCCTGGTCCTGCTCGCGTTCGTCGCGCTCTGTGGCACGTGGCTCGCCCGGCTCGATTACAGCCAGAAGATTTCCACCAACGTCCTCGACCTCATCCCCGCCGAGGAGCAATCGCCCGAGATCGCCCTCGTCCGCAGTTTTGCCAACGAAGCCCAGTCGCGCGTGATGCTCTTCGCGTTGCACGACACCGCGCAACCCAACCAGCCGCCCGCCGCCGCTGCCCAACGTTTCGCCACCGCCCTCGCCCGCTCGCCGGCGTTTGCCGAAGCCGTCGTCGTCGGCGGTTCCACGGACCAGTCCGCCATGGGCCGCGAAATCTTCACGCACCGGTTCGAGCTGCTGCTCCCGACTTTTCTCGGCGACGCCGAACGCGACTTCGCCGCCACCGGTCAGCCAGCCGCGCAATATCCCGCGTGGCTCGCCGAGCGCTCCGCCGCGCGCCTCGAAGCGTTTCTCTCCCGCCCCGAAGCGACCGCACTGCAAAACGTCGTCGTCTCCGATCCGCTCCTGCTCGTGCCGAGCCTCATCGATCGCGCGCGCCTCATCAGCTCGTCCGATTCCGCCGCCGGCGGCCACGCGCTCGTGTGGGCGCGTCTGCGCGCATCGCCCCTCGCCGAAGCCGGCCAGCAACCCGCCTTCGCCGCCATCCACGCCGCCACCGCCGAACTCCAAGCGGCCACGCCCACGCTCGACGTTGAGTATACCGGCATCAACCGCTTCGCCGCCGACAGCCGCGCGCGCACCGAGGCCGAACTCCGCTGGCTCAACCTTCTTTCCATCGTGGCCGTGCTCGGCATCAGCGCGCTCTTCGTCCGCCGCATTTACAAAATCCTTCATCTCGTCCCGATCATCCTCCTCTCGCTCCTGGGTGCCTGGACCATCTCGACGCTCGTCTTCGACCGCCTGCATCTCCTCGTTTTCGTGATCGGTTCGCTCCTTAGCGGCGTCGCCATCGACTACGGCTTCTACATTTTCATGCAGCCGTCGCTCACCCCCGACGAACCTTACGGCACGAAACTCCGGCGTCTCCTGAAACCCCTGCTCGCGAGCTGCCTCACCACGGTCATCGGCTTTTCGCTCCTCCTGTTTTCCAACCTCCCGCTCATCCAGCAGGTCGGCATCTTCGTTGGCTCCGGTCTCCTGTGCGCCCTCGGTGGCGCGATGCTCTACTTCGCGCAACTCGACCGCCCGTTTCTCGCCGCCCGCGAATTTGGCTCGCTCGACGCGTTCGCCCATCGCCCCGCCCTGCGCTACGCGCCCACGCTACTTTTCGGCCTCGCCATCCTCATTGCCGCCCTCGGCCCATGGCACCTCCATTGGCGCGACGACATTCGCCAGCTCGAAAACCCCTCCGCCGACCTGCGCGCCAACGAAGTCAAGTTGCGCCGCCTCTTCGGCGAAAACCACGACCAGACGCTCTATCTCACCTACGGCGCCACCCTCGCCGAAGCCCGCGAAAACCTCGCCGCGTTTCACGCCGACCTCGCCCGCCGCGCGCCCGACGCCCCTGCCGCGAGCGCCGGCCTCGTTCTCCCCACCCAGACCGACTGGCAGGCGTTTCCCGCCCGCCTTCGCCACCTCGATGGCTTCGCCGACGCCTTCTCGGCCGCCCTCGACCGCCACGGCTTCGACGCCCAATCGTTCGCCGGTTTCTTCAGCACGTTTTCCAATCTCCGCGCATTCCCGCCGCGCGGCGATTACCAGCAACTCATCCCGCTGCTCGATCCCATCTTCACCGGCCCGCTCGCGCTGCTCTACTCCCGCGGTTCGCCGAGTTGGTTTCTCACGATTGTCGACATCCCCGACGGCCCGCCCGCGCCGCCCGGCCTCCATACCGTCGGCGTCAACCAACTCGAAACCCTCAACGATCTCTTCACCCGCTATCGCTGGTCCGCGCTCCGCCTCAGCCTCATCGGCCTCGGCATGGTGATCCTCAGCGTCTTTGTCATCTATCCGTGGCGACGCGGCATTCGCATCGCGCTCATCCCCGCAGGATCGTGTTTCTTTGTCTTCGGCATCTTCGGTCTGCTCGGTCAACCGCTCAACCTCTTCCATCTGCTCGGCGCGTTTCTCGGCGTCTGCCTCTCGCACAACTACGCCATCTTTTCCGCCGACGCCGCCACGCACGGCACCGCCCCGCCGGCCTCCATTCGCCTCTCGGCGCTCAGCACCGCCGTCTCGTTTGGCGTCCTCTCGCTCAGCAGCATCCCGGTGATCCACGCCCTCGGCCTCACCGTTGCGCTGATCGTCGTCACCGCCCTCGCCACGGTGGAACTTGAGCCCCTCGTCCGTCGCCGATGA
- a CDS encoding cation:proton antiporter, with amino-acid sequence MSVFDLSVHFFLQLAVVLMVCRVVCWASVRLGQPPVVGEMIAGVILGPSIFGYFFPGAQASFFPADSRAIIFAGAQLGLALYMFTVGLDFRTDLLRTRLQSVTLISASGILAPFALGCGIAWLLLGHGTYFAPSVTALQAIPFLGAAMAITAFPMLARIIFERGLSGTAVGALALAAGAIDDAAAWGVLALVLASFANDPQIAIRAIGGGLAFVALLFTVGRIPLGWINRLADRGESGARTALCWTLVALLLCAWFTDTIRLYAVFGAFFLGVAMPRGAFAQSLQKTIEPLTTSLLLPLFFIYSGLNTRFDLVNDPALWLVTLGVLAAAVVGKAGACYLAARACGETHRNALGLGALMNSRGLMELIILNIGLERGIITPTLFSILVFMAIVTTLMSTPMFNRACGADYAPRA; translated from the coding sequence ATGAGCGTTTTCGACCTGTCGGTCCATTTTTTCCTCCAACTGGCCGTCGTGCTCATGGTTTGTCGTGTGGTCTGCTGGGCCTCCGTTCGCCTCGGCCAGCCACCCGTCGTCGGCGAGATGATTGCGGGCGTCATCCTCGGCCCTTCCATCTTCGGCTACTTCTTCCCGGGCGCGCAGGCGTCGTTCTTTCCCGCGGATTCGCGCGCCATCATTTTCGCCGGCGCCCAACTCGGCCTCGCGTTATACATGTTCACGGTCGGCTTGGATTTTCGCACCGACCTCCTGCGCACGCGCCTGCAGAGCGTCACCTTGATTTCGGCCTCCGGCATTCTCGCTCCGTTTGCGCTCGGCTGCGGCATTGCGTGGCTCCTGCTGGGCCACGGCACCTATTTCGCCCCCTCGGTCACCGCCTTGCAGGCGATCCCGTTCCTCGGTGCGGCCATGGCCATCACCGCTTTCCCGATGCTCGCACGCATCATCTTCGAACGCGGCCTCAGCGGCACCGCCGTCGGCGCCCTCGCCCTCGCGGCGGGCGCCATCGACGACGCCGCGGCGTGGGGCGTCCTCGCGCTCGTGCTCGCGAGCTTCGCGAACGACCCGCAAATCGCCATCCGCGCCATCGGCGGCGGCCTCGCCTTCGTGGCCCTGCTCTTCACCGTCGGCCGCATTCCTCTCGGCTGGATCAACCGCCTCGCAGACCGCGGCGAAAGCGGCGCCCGCACCGCGTTGTGCTGGACGCTCGTCGCACTCCTCCTCTGTGCGTGGTTCACCGATACGATCCGCCTCTACGCCGTGTTCGGCGCGTTTTTCCTCGGCGTGGCGATGCCGCGGGGCGCCTTTGCGCAGAGCCTGCAAAAGACCATCGAGCCGCTCACGACGAGTCTCCTGCTGCCGTTGTTCTTCATCTACTCCGGCCTCAACACGCGCTTCGACCTCGTCAACGACCCCGCGCTCTGGCTCGTCACACTCGGCGTGCTCGCCGCCGCTGTCGTCGGCAAGGCCGGCGCCTGTTATCTCGCCGCCCGCGCCTGCGGCGAAACGCACCGCAACGCCCTCGGCCTCGGCGCGCTGATGAATTCCCGTGGCCTCATGGAACTCATCATCCTCAACATCGGCCTCGAGCGCGGCATCATCACGCCCACGCTCTTCTCGATCCTCGTGTTCATGGCGATTGTCACGACGCTCATGTCCACGCCGATGTTCAACCGCGCCTGCGGCGCCGATTACGCCCCGCGCGCTTGA
- a CDS encoding class I adenylate-forming enzyme family protein, with product MSCPLLSAWSATLAAAPAAPILIDAASERTWTRAELDTAAREWVAAHGADLRGQAVVFALPNGIEWLTVTLGVLMAGGIVVSLDPGEPAAAQRTIAAAVNATHWWHDRQLITLAPRRSSPRDGRCLIKLTSGSTGTPKALPFTAAQLLADGRQICASMDIRATDLNLGCIPFGHSYGLGNLIVPLLAQGTAIVCGAPVLPQALADAIARWQPTVFPAVPALLRALAASDIAPAQLHSLRTVISAGAALSPEIAQAFATRFARRVHSFYGSSETGGIAYDRTGDAASTGRSVGPPIDGVQLTFTRGQRFFVASAAVGGRGRFRPADRAELNAHGELVLLGRAGRMLKLAGRRVDPAEIEHALRSLPDVRDAWVTLHPERPDSLAAAVCGDGTSDALRAALAERLAAWKLPRRLLVLSEFPVTARGKTDTRRLRDLLAHRPAPPIS from the coding sequence ATGAGTTGCCCTTTGTTGTCCGCGTGGTCGGCCACGCTCGCCGCGGCGCCCGCCGCGCCCATCCTCATCGACGCCGCCAGCGAACGCACGTGGACGCGGGCCGAGCTCGACACCGCCGCGCGCGAGTGGGTCGCCGCTCACGGCGCCGATCTCCGCGGCCAAGCCGTCGTGTTCGCTCTGCCCAACGGCATCGAGTGGCTCACCGTGACACTCGGCGTGCTGATGGCCGGAGGCATTGTCGTTTCGCTCGACCCCGGCGAACCCGCCGCCGCCCAGCGCACGATCGCCGCCGCGGTCAATGCGACCCATTGGTGGCACGATCGCCAACTCATCACCCTTGCCCCTCGCCGCTCTTCCCCGCGCGACGGCCGCTGCCTGATAAAACTCACCTCCGGCTCCACCGGCACGCCCAAAGCGCTGCCCTTCACCGCCGCGCAACTCCTCGCCGATGGCCGCCAGATTTGCGCCTCCATGGACATCCGCGCCACCGACCTAAACCTCGGCTGCATTCCCTTCGGCCACTCCTACGGCCTCGGCAACCTCATCGTCCCACTCCTCGCGCAAGGCACCGCCATCGTTTGCGGCGCACCCGTGCTGCCGCAGGCCCTCGCCGACGCGATTGCGCGCTGGCAACCCACCGTATTTCCTGCCGTGCCGGCGTTGCTGCGCGCCCTCGCCGCCTCCGACATCGCCCCCGCGCAACTGCACAGCCTGCGCACCGTGATCTCCGCCGGCGCCGCGCTTTCGCCCGAAATTGCACAAGCCTTCGCAACCAGGTTCGCGCGGCGTGTGCACAGCTTCTACGGCTCAAGCGAAACCGGCGGCATCGCCTACGACCGCACCGGCGACGCCGCTTCCACCGGCCGCAGCGTCGGCCCGCCGATCGACGGTGTGCAACTCACCTTCACCCGCGGCCAACGCTTCTTCGTCGCGAGCGCCGCTGTCGGCGGACGCGGCCGCTTCCGCCCCGCCGATCGCGCCGAACTCAACGCGCACGGTGAACTCGTTCTCCTCGGCCGCGCCGGCCGCATGCTGAAACTCGCCGGCCGCCGCGTCGATCCCGCCGAAATCGAGCACGCCTTGCGCAGCCTCCCCGACGTGCGCGATGCCTGGGTGACGCTCCATCCGGAACGCCCCGACTCCCTCGCCGCCGCCGTCTGCGGCGACGGCACGAGCGACGCCCTGCGCGCCGCCCTCGCGGAACGCCTCGCTGCCTGGAAACTCCCTCGCCGCCTCCTCGTCCTTTCCGAATTTCCGGTCACCGCGCGGGGCAAGACCGACACCCGCCGCCTCCGCGATCTCCTGGCCCACCGCCCGGCGCCGCCGATCTCGTAA